Proteins co-encoded in one Spirosoma endbachense genomic window:
- a CDS encoding carboxylesterase/lipase family protein, with amino-acid sequence MIQRRDFLTQLSLATAAISLPQVAFPSAPKADEFVEVAITHGRIRGMRKEGVNLFKGIPYGGRISGDRRFRRPAPLEKWTGVRDALEFGAPAIQNPRRNEPAPSEDCLFLNVWTPANDHKKRPVLFYSHGGGFVVGSGASGGQDGSNLARNFDVVVVETNHRLGLLGFLYLDDIGGPDYAGSGNMGMLDIVDGLKWVHDNIAQFGGDPANVMIWGESGGGAKTSCLYAMPSAAPYFNKASIESGPGVRMTPKETAAETTALLLKELNIDPKDWKKLLDVPAADLLAIQGKLPSVAPFLGKNTKGAVLRRAGGFGPVVDGVVLPHHPFDPTAPALSKNKPLLVGWNEDEYTFFAWERKDTEFAKLDFDGLQKRLEPQYGEDTPKLIAAYRKARPNATAPQLYIAISSIAMMGLGSVDIAEKKVKEGGAPVYLYNFGYKSEKPIPGTDYPMGTPHAMDISFKFNNEIPPRDGSAPKESFFGGNRPERFVASHHFAELWTTFARTGKPAAKDVPQWPAYNLKTRPTMRIDAQCEIIDNRFSQELAMWRSIGKL; translated from the coding sequence TCGCTGGCCACGGCTGCAATTTCATTGCCACAGGTTGCTTTTCCGTCTGCTCCAAAAGCCGATGAGTTTGTCGAGGTGGCGATTACGCATGGCCGGATACGGGGTATGCGTAAGGAAGGAGTGAATCTGTTTAAAGGCATACCCTACGGGGGCCGCATTTCGGGTGATCGACGATTTCGGCGGCCTGCTCCTTTAGAAAAATGGACGGGGGTTCGAGATGCTCTGGAGTTTGGTGCACCGGCTATTCAGAACCCCCGGCGCAATGAGCCTGCTCCATCGGAAGACTGTCTTTTCTTAAATGTGTGGACACCTGCCAATGACCACAAGAAGCGGCCTGTCCTGTTTTACAGTCACGGTGGGGGCTTCGTGGTCGGTTCGGGCGCTTCCGGAGGGCAGGATGGGTCTAATCTGGCTCGAAACTTTGATGTGGTGGTTGTGGAAACCAACCACCGGCTTGGTTTATTAGGCTTTCTGTATCTGGATGACATCGGCGGACCCGACTATGCCGGATCGGGCAACATGGGCATGCTGGATATCGTGGATGGGCTAAAGTGGGTTCATGACAACATTGCCCAGTTTGGGGGCGATCCTGCCAACGTGATGATCTGGGGCGAATCGGGTGGCGGGGCCAAAACGTCCTGTTTGTATGCTATGCCTTCGGCGGCTCCTTATTTCAACAAAGCTTCTATTGAAAGCGGTCCCGGTGTTCGGATGACACCGAAGGAGACAGCCGCCGAAACGACTGCCCTGCTTTTAAAAGAATTGAACATAGACCCCAAAGACTGGAAAAAGTTGCTGGACGTACCGGCGGCTGATTTACTGGCCATTCAGGGTAAATTACCTTCTGTGGCACCGTTTCTGGGGAAAAATACAAAGGGGGCTGTGCTACGTAGAGCAGGAGGCTTTGGCCCCGTGGTCGATGGCGTCGTTCTGCCGCATCATCCGTTCGATCCAACAGCGCCCGCTCTATCTAAAAACAAACCCTTACTGGTTGGCTGGAACGAGGACGAGTACACCTTTTTCGCCTGGGAGCGAAAAGACACGGAGTTTGCTAAACTGGATTTCGACGGTTTACAGAAACGGCTGGAACCTCAATACGGCGAGGATACCCCTAAACTGATCGCTGCCTATCGCAAAGCAAGACCCAATGCCACAGCCCCACAACTATATATTGCCATTTCCTCCATTGCCATGATGGGTCTGGGCTCAGTAGACATTGCCGAAAAAAAGGTTAAAGAAGGGGGAGCACCGGTTTATCTCTACAATTTTGGCTACAAGTCCGAGAAACCTATTCCTGGTACGGATTATCCGATGGGAACGCCCCATGCCATGGATATTTCGTTCAAATTCAATAATGAAATTCCGCCCAGAGATGGGTCCGCGCCAAAAGAGAGCTTCTTTGGCGGCAATCGACCTGAGCGGTTTGTAGCCTCACATCACTTTGCCGAATTATGGACCACGTTTGCCCGTACCGGTAAGCCAGCGGCTAAAGATGTACCCCAATGGCCAGCTTATAATCTCAAGACCCGGCCTACCATGCGGATTGATGCTCAGTGCGAAATCATTGACAACCGCTTCAGCCAGGAGCTGGCCATGTGGCGTTCGATTGGTAAATTATAG